From the genome of Papilio machaon chromosome 1, ilPapMach1.1, whole genome shotgun sequence:
ctttatgaacttaaaattattaataaatttaatcttgaCGTGCTTTAAGCTTCTCTATTTTGCGATTCTTTCTTTCATGCAGAAGTTTTTCGCGGTAATATCGTTTGCGACTAGTTTCTAACTTCCTATgtaatttctgtattttatCTAAAGCTTTTTTGTAATTGGCGcgcaaatttttatatcttcgtCGAAGTAATTGGCTCACGTGTGTTTGGGTTTTCTCCGGTTCTCTTGTGGGTTTTACgttttctttattacatttgtttagttttagttttttcttttcatctcTCCATAATTTacgttgttttaatttttcctcTTCTGTTAAATCCGCTATCTTTTTCCGATTCTTTTTTAGTCTTGCCAATTGTTTTTGGCGCAGAACTTCAAATTTTTCaggattttgttttaatttttcacgATATCTCTTCGCCCTTTCTGCTGCCGTAAGCGCCATTCTCTCCTTTGATGAAACAAACGGAATAATTACTTTGTACAtgaatcattaattatttcctACCACACAAACCTCACACTCATCCTCGGGAACATGATCATAAATAGAATGCATACAAAAAGAACACCAAAAAATGGAGATTTTCTGATATCACTTTGACTCATCGCCAAAGTAAAGTGCTGAGGTTTCATACTGTTGTTGCTTTTTCGCCGACATCCGAAACACTCCTTCGTAATTATGAAATGTGTAACAGGCCAGGGCCACTTAGAATTAGTAATGTAACAttgatttaaatcaaaatatgttaTGATTTTGTCAACGTCCCAATAGACTACCATAGCTGCTAGCAGAGTGATCATCCATAGGAGTAGGTATGCTAAATGCGAAATTTGACCTGAAAAAGTGGCGGTTCACCTGATGTAAAGTGATAACCGGCGCCTATGGACATCTAAAAAACCTAACAGGTCAGAGATGCATtgccaaaattaaaaagaggGCCCCGGCTACCTCATTCATATATATCCACTCCAAAGCAGTATTCTATGCTGTTTCCCAAGTCTTCCTTTACAGTCACCAATTGcgttttttacaattttattctgGAAAATCCTCACTTCAGTAACATAGCTTCATTTGATCACCCTAATCTAtcatacttttaaaatgcCAAGCATTTATATGTTGACATTAGCCACACGCAGACACATGTGATTTATACCATCAGTTGACAAGTGCCATCAGCAAATCTTCTGTGCATAAGTAATAGGCATACTTAAAactgtgtaaaatttaattatttatataggaTCAGTTTGTCTATCATATAAACAGAATCAAAAATAGAggaaaattaaacacataacATAGAGAATGCAgatgtttattacttatttacttcTTCTTAGATACACCAACAGTACGACCTCGTCTGCCAGTTGTTTTGGTGTGTTGACCACGCACACGAAGACCCCAGTAGTGACGCATACCCCTATGGGCACGGATTTTCTTAAGCCTTTCTAAATCATCACGGAGTTTAGAGTCCAAGTTTGAAGAAGTCAGCTGACTGTATTTGCCATCAACAATATCCTTCTGTCTATTCAAGAACCAATCTGGAATCTTGTATTGTCTAGGATTTGACATAATAGTGACAATCTTCTCAacctgaaataatataaaataagtattgtCACTATAAAGTTGCATTGTTTTTATGTCAGACTCCTAAATGATGACTTACAAagaatctttaaataaattgatcatACACAAAACTAATTGTTTTATAggataaaaagaaacataaatacCTCTTCTTCTGTACATTCACCAGCGCGCTTATCCAAGTCGATGTCGGCTTTCTTTAGGACAATATTGGAGTATCTTCGACCAACACCTTTGATAGCAGTCATGGCAAACATTACCTTGCGTTTGCCATCAATATTCGTATTCATAATACGAAGAATATGTTGAAACTTGTCCGGTATCACGAGCGACTAGAACACAGTAATTGAACATTTAGTATGAAAATAACACTATTTTTATCATCAATGAAAtatggttttattatttaaaagattttatatataaatcacgttaagattaatataaaaaagtaagattaaatacCATTGCGACTAAATTGTACAATGTAACGTCGGAAAAAGAACACAAGTCAACTTGAAAGAACAACAAATGTCAATATATTgaacagacaaaaaaaattacagattgcttttatctttttaaatttggttcTTTATGGTTTTTGATtcctagatattttttttaatagaaattttattatttacggaAAGTAGATACATACAGGTACATTTGATgatgattataaaatttagtttaaagtttctaaatagaaagtaaaaaaaaggaacGGGAGAAAGATTATTCCAACAGCGGGAAAACGTTGTGATTGCATTTTTCACCCTATAATTACTGTAAAatgaagatttaatttttaagaaatgaaCTCTTAGGTTTTATTCACCTATAAAGTAAGTATCTCGGTTTTTTGCaagtatcaatttttttaccttagaacttaaaaaagaaggcaatgaaaaaaatgtcattacctttttttactaaaaaagttttatcctCTTGTCTTTGGTTCACATTTTATGAGTGTTCCGTCGTGTGCCGGTTTCCACTTTCTTCTGTTAAACGAATTCAATCTAGTTGtaagttaagaaaaaaaataatacctaaCCATGCTCGCGGAAACAACATTATcactaatacaaatattagaa
Proteins encoded in this window:
- the LOC106719899 gene encoding 40S ribosomal protein S18, with translation MSLVIPDKFQHILRIMNTNIDGKRKVMFAMTAIKGVGRRYSNIVLKKADIDLDKRAGECTEEEVEKIVTIMSNPRQYKIPDWFLNRQKDIVDGKYSQLTSSNLDSKLRDDLERLKKIRAHRGMRHYWGLRVRGQHTKTTGRRGRTVGVSKKK